One window of Erwinia aphidicola genomic DNA carries:
- a CDS encoding class I fructose-bisphosphate aldolase, whose translation MSKQRRLSRIFAKDGKSVTLALDGYHFSTKTAGIDNTLSQLPDLVAQGLDCALVTYGMLKNFGEALSHVPVVLRVDSTVSIFDNSVPDTVAVFSIEDALKVAAEGVVCMTFPGAFNEEKTHLMAMQLAQAADRWNMPLIVESLPYGYAVTSDDSNNPKIIAAAARAAVELGADVIKTRFSGTDDDRLIVEAAGAPVLALGGPKTGIDGYFQFVQHCMQAGAKGVAVGRNITQDPQPAKVVAGLNAIIHHNATAEDAYGLYMAH comes from the coding sequence ATGTCTAAACAACGTCGTCTGTCGAGAATTTTTGCAAAAGATGGCAAATCGGTCACGCTGGCGCTGGATGGTTATCACTTTTCAACGAAAACAGCGGGTATTGATAATACACTCAGTCAGCTGCCAGATTTGGTCGCGCAGGGTCTCGACTGTGCGCTGGTCACTTACGGCATGCTGAAAAACTTCGGTGAGGCATTAAGCCACGTTCCTGTGGTATTACGCGTCGATAGCACGGTGAGTATTTTTGATAATAGCGTGCCCGATACCGTTGCGGTGTTCTCCATTGAAGATGCGCTGAAAGTCGCGGCGGAGGGCGTGGTGTGCATGACCTTCCCCGGCGCCTTCAACGAGGAGAAAACCCACCTTATGGCGATGCAGCTGGCGCAGGCGGCCGACCGCTGGAATATGCCGCTGATTGTTGAATCCCTCCCTTACGGCTATGCCGTGACCAGCGACGACTCGAACAACCCGAAGATCATTGCGGCGGCGGCCAGAGCCGCGGTGGAGCTGGGCGCAGACGTGATCAAAACCCGCTTTAGCGGTACTGACGACGACCGGCTGATCGTCGAGGCGGCAGGCGCACCGGTGCTGGCGCTCGGCGGGCCTAAAACCGGTATCGACGGCTACTTTCAATTTGTACAGCACTGCATGCAGGCTGGCGCAAAAGGGGTGGCGGTGGGCCGCAATATCACGCAGGACCCACAGCCAGCAAAAGTGGTAGCAGGTCTGAATGCCATCATCCATCACAATGCCACGGCGGAAGATGCTTACGGCCTCTACATGGCTCATTAA
- a CDS encoding glycerol-3-phosphate responsive antiterminator: MQLNNTIIPSVRKYKHLEKALACPSEYLLLSEANIGNLQSLIGKCHQGGKKVLVHLELLGGFKPDQAGIALLKNYYRVDGVISSNLSALRYAKKEGLLTIFRVLLIDSRSLDHSIDIVKHNPLDAIEILPAEYACQCLELISRNLNGCEVVFIAGGFVKRKTLVEKIFHAGFKGITTSEPGLW; the protein is encoded by the coding sequence ATGCAGTTAAATAACACCATTATTCCCTCAGTCAGAAAGTATAAGCACCTGGAAAAGGCGCTCGCCTGCCCGTCGGAGTATCTGCTGTTGTCGGAGGCCAATATCGGCAACCTGCAGTCGCTGATTGGCAAATGTCATCAGGGCGGTAAAAAAGTGCTGGTCCATCTTGAACTGCTCGGCGGATTTAAACCGGACCAGGCAGGGATCGCCCTGCTAAAAAATTATTACCGGGTTGATGGTGTTATCTCATCCAATCTTTCCGCGCTGCGCTATGCCAAAAAAGAGGGGCTGCTGACCATCTTTCGCGTGTTGCTTATTGATTCGCGCTCGCTCGACCACTCCATCGATATCGTTAAGCACAACCCGCTGGATGCGATTGAAATTTTACCGGCTGAATACGCCTGTCAGTGCCTGGAATTAATCAGCCGCAATTTAAACGGCTGTGAGGTGGTATTTATCGCCGGGGGCTTCGTAAAGCGCAAAACCCTTGTAGAGAAAATATTCCATGCCGGATTTAAAGGGATCACCACCAGCGAACCTGGCTTATGGTAA